The Thermodesulfovibrionales bacterium sequence TCTTCACCGAGAAGGGGGCAATGCTGAAGGAGGCTGAGAATAAAGTCCTCGTTGAGGTGAGTGTCGATGCCAATAAGCTTGACATAAAAAAGGCGATCGAGGAGATATTCAAGGTCAAAGTTGACAAGGTGGCCACGATCAGGACAGAAGGAAAGTGGAAGAGACACGGCAGGTCTCTCGGCAAGAGGCCTGACAGGAAAAAAGCAATTATTACCCTGAAAAAGGGTGAAAAACTCGATTTTGTTGAGGGTGCATAATGGCAGTCAAGAAATATAATCCCACATCCCCGGGAACACGGTTCCAGTCGGTCTCCGATTTCGAGGAGATTACCGCGAAGAAGCCCTATGAGCCCTTGCTGAGGGCACTGAAGAGATCGGGCGGACGGAATAATCAGGGTTGTGTCACAGCTTGGCAGCGGGGCGGAGGCAACAAGAGAAGGTACCGGCTCATAGATTTCAAGAGAAACAAGTTCGGCGTGGCCGCTTCAGTTGAGACTATTGAGTACGACCCGAACAGATCTGCGAGGATAGCACTCCTCAAATACCGCGACGGCGAAAGGAGATATATCCTTGCACCCTTAGGTCTCAAGGTCGGTGAAGAGCTCTTTTCAGGCTCCGGGGTCGAGATCAAGATCGGCAATGCACTGCCCTTGAGCGAGATACCTCTTGGAACGTTTATTCATAACATAGAATTTCGTCCGGGCGAAGGCGCAAAGCTTGCACGAAGCGCGGGCTCATCGGCACAA is a genomic window containing:
- the rplW gene encoding 50S ribosomal protein L23 → MKNIYTVIKKPLFTEKGAMLKEAENKVLVEVSVDANKLDIKKAIEEIFKVKVDKVATIRTEGKWKRHGRSLGKRPDRKKAIITLKKGEKLDFVEGA
- the rplB gene encoding 50S ribosomal protein L2, translated to MAVKKYNPTSPGTRFQSVSDFEEITAKKPYEPLLRALKRSGGRNNQGCVTAWQRGGGNKRRYRLIDFKRNKFGVAASVETIEYDPNRSARIALLKYRDGERRYILAPLGLKVGEELFSGSGVEIKIGNALPLSEIPLGTFIHNIEFRPGEGAKLARSAGSSAQLIAKADDYCHVKLSSGEVRLIPPLCMATIGQVSNPDHENISFGKAGRVRWLGKRPHVRGVAMNPIDHPLGGGEGRSSGGRPACSPWGKPEGVKTRHNKRTDKFIIKRRGGK